A window from uncultured Desulfobacter sp. encodes these proteins:
- a CDS encoding MotA/TolQ/ExbB proton channel family protein, with the protein MPQKILPAAGIVVFILLSGTVSELSSIVLNLKSNLIILTGASVCALVSYPLRLFSDLFVNIRQAFSGEKTDLDALITQIEVLAAVRRRDGKLVLDEKAKDIDSPFLKMGIEMVADGFDRYTIIKTLERRYDNFLQTRRSQADLINTFIKLMPVFGFVGTIIGLINVLNNMGTAELIGKGVGTALLTTFYGLLYANVIFLPIAKKLAEKTKHDAMELSLIIEGILDIAAKTNAKAIGYRLRYCIGDYFQEEWDSGKKRQIRPLSLPRLKPHPEKQEPMAG; encoded by the coding sequence ATGCCCCAGAAAATACTTCCAGCCGCAGGTATCGTCGTGTTTATACTGCTGTCAGGCACCGTATCCGAACTATCGTCCATTGTCCTAAATCTCAAAAGTAATTTGATTATTCTCACCGGGGCATCTGTCTGCGCCCTGGTGTCCTACCCGCTGCGTCTGTTTTCAGATCTTTTCGTTAACATCCGCCAGGCATTTTCCGGGGAAAAGACCGATCTGGATGCACTCATAACACAGATTGAGGTGCTGGCTGCAGTCCGGCGGCGGGACGGAAAACTTGTCCTGGACGAAAAAGCCAAAGATATTGACAGTCCATTCTTAAAAATGGGCATTGAAATGGTTGCAGACGGGTTTGATCGATATACCATTATTAAAACCCTTGAGCGCAGATACGACAATTTTCTCCAGACCCGGCGGTCCCAGGCGGATCTGATCAATACCTTTATAAAATTGATGCCAGTATTCGGTTTTGTGGGAACTATCATCGGGCTGATCAATGTATTGAACAACATGGGAACTGCGGAACTGATCGGAAAAGGGGTGGGCACCGCCCTTTTAACGACATTTTACGGCCTGCTGTATGCCAACGTCATCTTTCTACCCATTGCCAAAAAATTGGCGGAAAAAACCAAACACGACGCCATGGAACTGTCATTGATCATTGAAGGCATTCTGGATATTGCAGCCAAAACCAATGCCAAGGCCATTGGTTACCGTTTAAGATACTGCATCGGCGATTATTTCCAGGAGGAGTGGGACTCGGGTAAAAAACGCCAGATTCGGCCCTTGAGTCTGCCCCGTCTCAAGCCCCACCCGGAAAAACAGGAACCCATGGCAGGCTGA
- a CDS encoding flagellar motor protein MotB yields the protein MTLPKNLTSELEISELKRLRLKRQRLLAECEPEDAGLWAMLDIMTLILAFFIMLYSSQAHMPQTPKTKHVSTPAVRQPAKPVPKQVKSAKKVHESKLDLLTIEDRLHQVMEKSNLSNYKVNIEKDRLILTLGESISFSSGQADLLDYIKPALKDMASFFITEPGYRIIIAGHTDDTPIHTDQFPSNWELSAARAMSVAKFLISCRVAPERINIEGFGQYRPIGDNTHFLGREANRRVEISLVKKADQS from the coding sequence ATGACACTCCCCAAAAACCTTACATCTGAGCTTGAAATATCGGAATTAAAGCGGCTGCGTCTTAAACGCCAACGCCTGCTGGCGGAGTGTGAACCCGAAGATGCAGGGCTGTGGGCGATGCTGGATATCATGACCCTGATCCTGGCCTTTTTTATCATGCTCTACAGCAGCCAGGCGCATATGCCCCAGACACCCAAAACCAAGCATGTATCCACACCGGCAGTCCGGCAGCCCGCCAAGCCGGTTCCAAAACAGGTTAAATCCGCAAAAAAAGTCCATGAATCCAAGCTGGATCTGCTCACCATTGAAGACCGGCTGCACCAGGTGATGGAAAAATCAAATCTTTCAAATTACAAGGTTAATATCGAAAAAGACCGACTCATTCTGACCCTGGGGGAGTCCATCAGCTTCTCTTCGGGCCAAGCCGACCTCTTAGATTACATCAAACCCGCCTTAAAGGATATGGCTTCATTTTTCATCACAGAACCCGGATACAGAATCATTATTGCCGGCCATACGGACGACACCCCCATCCATACAGACCAATTTCCTTCCAACTGGGAGCTGTCTGCGGCAAGGGCCATGAGTGTCGCCAAATTTTTAATATCGTGCCGGGTGGCCCCGGAACGGATCAATATCGAAGGCTTTGGCCAGTACCGGCCCATAGGTGACAACACCCATTTTCTGGGCAGGGAAGCCAACCGGCGGGTAGAAATCTCCCTAGTCAAAAAAGCGGATCAATCGTAA
- a CDS encoding YgiQ family radical SAM protein, giving the protein MFLPTTRKELEDRGIEQLDVILVTGDTYIDSPFMGAGLIGRVLESKGFTVGIIAQPDTESDRDICRLGEPRLFWGITGGAVDSMVANYTASKKRRKQDDYTPGGENTRRPDRAVIVYTNLVRRFFKSTAPIVLGGIEASLRRIAHYDFWSNKIRRSILFDAKADYLLFGMAHTSIVELAQALNDRLETIQETDQDPVTQIAGLGYISKTPKGIELPAYEAVVKDKNLYIQSFKTFYDNTDPMIARPLSQAHADRFLILNPPAPFSSTQKMDEIHDLNFQRDVHPYYKAQGHVRAMDTIRFSIPTHYGCYGECNFCAITVHQGRTVRWRSKASIIAEAKKMTRDKDFKGYILDLGGPTANMYGFECEKKLKKGACSHRRCLFPAPCPSLSPDHGPQMDLLNEISRLPGVKKVFLNSGIRHDLILMDNQKGQAYLKQVVSDHVSGQMKLAPEHCVSSVLALMGKPGTDSLVEFKHRFDHICRTLNKKQFLTYYLIAAHPGCTMREMNELKAFTQNELHITPEQVQIFTPTPSTFSTLMYYTAMDPFAMVPMFVEKDPRAKEKQKQIVTLKAERRPQTPPRQDHNQSKFSRKSPKNRRRR; this is encoded by the coding sequence ATGTTTTTACCGACCACCCGAAAAGAACTTGAAGACCGGGGCATTGAGCAGCTTGATGTCATCCTTGTCACCGGCGATACATATATTGACTCTCCATTCATGGGTGCCGGACTCATCGGGCGTGTCCTGGAATCAAAGGGATTTACCGTTGGCATCATTGCCCAGCCGGACACGGAGAGCGACCGAGATATCTGCCGGTTGGGCGAACCCCGGCTCTTCTGGGGCATCACCGGCGGGGCCGTGGATTCCATGGTAGCCAATTACACAGCATCCAAAAAACGGCGCAAGCAAGATGACTACACCCCCGGCGGAGAAAACACCCGGCGGCCGGACCGGGCGGTAATTGTATACACCAATCTTGTGCGGCGCTTTTTCAAATCCACCGCACCCATTGTGCTGGGCGGCATCGAGGCAAGTCTTCGGCGCATTGCCCACTACGATTTCTGGTCCAATAAAATACGGCGCTCTATTTTGTTTGATGCCAAGGCAGACTACCTGTTGTTCGGCATGGCCCATACCAGTATCGTGGAACTGGCCCAGGCCTTAAATGACCGGCTGGAAACAATACAGGAAACCGATCAAGATCCTGTCACACAGATTGCAGGTCTGGGATATATCTCCAAAACACCCAAGGGCATAGAGCTGCCCGCCTATGAAGCGGTGGTCAAAGATAAAAACCTGTATATCCAAAGTTTTAAAACCTTTTACGACAATACGGACCCCATGATCGCCCGCCCATTGAGCCAGGCCCATGCCGACCGGTTTCTGATTTTGAATCCCCCGGCACCGTTCAGTTCCACCCAGAAGATGGACGAGATTCATGACTTAAATTTCCAGCGGGATGTTCACCCCTATTACAAGGCCCAGGGCCATGTCCGGGCCATGGACACCATCCGGTTTTCCATTCCCACCCATTACGGCTGCTACGGGGAGTGTAATTTCTGCGCCATCACCGTCCACCAGGGGCGTACTGTCAGATGGCGCAGCAAAGCATCCATCATTGCCGAAGCAAAAAAAATGACCCGGGACAAGGATTTTAAAGGTTATATCCTTGACCTGGGCGGTCCCACGGCCAACATGTACGGGTTTGAATGTGAAAAAAAACTGAAAAAAGGTGCCTGCAGCCATCGGCGCTGCCTGTTCCCGGCCCCCTGCCCCTCCCTGTCACCGGATCATGGCCCCCAGATGGATCTGCTCAATGAAATCAGCCGCCTTCCAGGCGTCAAAAAGGTGTTTCTCAATTCAGGCATCCGACACGACCTGATTCTTATGGACAACCAAAAGGGCCAGGCTTACTTAAAACAGGTTGTCAGCGACCATGTCTCCGGCCAGATGAAACTGGCACCGGAACATTGTGTATCCAGCGTACTCGCGCTCATGGGAAAACCCGGAACGGACAGCCTTGTTGAGTTCAAACACCGGTTTGACCACATCTGCAGAACACTGAATAAAAAACAATTCCTGACCTATTACCTGATCGCGGCCCATCCCGGCTGTACCATGCGGGAGATGAACGAACTCAAGGCTTTTACCCAGAACGAACTTCACATCACACCGGAACAGGTCCAAATCTTTACCCCCACGCCATCCACCTTTTCCACCCTGATGTACTACACCGCCATGGACCCGTTTGCCATGGTTCCCATGTTCGTGGAAAAAGATCCCCGGGCAAAAGAAAAACAAAAACAGATTGTCACCCTGAAAGCAGAACGCCGCCCCCAGACCCCACCCAGGCAGGACCACAATCAAAGCAAGTTTTCCAGAAAAAGTCCCAAAAACCGCCGCCGCAGATAA
- a CDS encoding CDP-alcohol phosphatidyltransferase family protein, whose protein sequence is MERILVIMASGALGTLFYFWFSHAIKKKESVKQFVESHLWLMHPNAICYWRTGFAFLGFLLYFYSPYQSLSIFIFTFAAILDGIDGVVARGCNLVSRWGEWLDPMCDKLTYLPPLVGFAYTPDSVTGAAILSPKLIWILVAIELVGQFFARRMLSWLNVSGAANNFGKIKAIICFGLVILCALIDASPGMLNIGNGVLSACVVLSAASMIFKFIPNRLYADILSMLNFMCGVSSLILTYHNCYAWAICVIIMGQLFDLFDGRMALKHGGTKYGPWLDDIADFVSFGMAPAYMVMMRGGTFAPFFAVIYVVGVAYRLVRFVLKDKGRKDLPAGIFNGFPSPAGALIVLGVSLISGPMLLCFFTAVSTALMVSNIRFAHLGRVILKQIPKPIFFLISATIIVLLAYILKTKNIQMFGYLLLASVAFYLAAGRIWAQKISAPGTMS, encoded by the coding sequence ATGGAACGAATTCTGGTAATTATGGCATCAGGTGCCTTGGGTACTCTGTTTTATTTCTGGTTTTCCCACGCAATTAAGAAAAAGGAATCCGTCAAGCAGTTTGTTGAATCCCATCTGTGGCTGATGCATCCCAACGCCATCTGTTATTGGCGTACCGGTTTTGCGTTCCTCGGATTCTTGCTCTATTTTTATTCGCCCTATCAATCTTTGTCCATTTTTATTTTTACATTCGCTGCGATTCTTGACGGGATTGACGGTGTTGTGGCCCGGGGCTGCAATTTGGTTTCCCGGTGGGGGGAGTGGCTGGACCCCATGTGCGACAAACTCACCTATCTGCCTCCCCTGGTTGGTTTTGCATATACGCCTGATTCCGTTACAGGTGCTGCGATCCTTTCCCCTAAACTGATCTGGATTCTTGTGGCCATCGAACTTGTGGGGCAGTTTTTTGCCCGCAGAATGCTGTCCTGGCTCAATGTCTCCGGTGCGGCCAATAATTTTGGGAAAATCAAGGCCATTATCTGCTTTGGCCTGGTGATTTTGTGCGCCTTGATTGATGCAAGCCCCGGGATGTTGAACATTGGTAACGGGGTCCTGTCGGCGTGTGTCGTCCTTTCAGCCGCTTCCATGATTTTTAAGTTTATTCCCAACCGCCTTTACGCCGATATCCTGTCCATGCTCAATTTTATGTGTGGTGTCTCCAGTTTGATTTTAACCTATCATAACTGTTATGCCTGGGCCATTTGCGTAATTATCATGGGGCAGTTGTTTGATCTGTTTGACGGCCGCATGGCGCTGAAACACGGGGGGACCAAGTACGGCCCCTGGCTGGACGATATAGCGGATTTTGTCAGTTTCGGCATGGCTCCGGCCTACATGGTGATGATGAGAGGAGGGACATTCGCTCCTTTTTTTGCCGTGATTTATGTGGTGGGCGTGGCCTATCGTCTGGTGCGATTTGTTTTAAAAGACAAAGGGCGCAAGGACCTGCCGGCCGGTATTTTCAACGGATTTCCCAGTCCTGCCGGCGCCCTGATTGTTTTAGGTGTCTCTTTAATATCCGGCCCTATGCTGCTTTGCTTTTTTACGGCAGTTTCCACAGCCTTGATGGTCAGCAATATCCGGTTTGCCCATTTGGGCCGGGTGATTCTCAAGCAAATCCCCAAGCCCATTTTTTTCCTGATTTCCGCCACAATCATCGTGCTTTTAGCCTATATCCTTAAAACTAAAAATATCCAAATGTTCGGGTATCTTCTCCTGGCGTCGGTGGCTTTTTATCTGGCCGCAGGCAGGATTTGGGCGCAAAAGATCAGTGCGCCGGGTACAATGAGCTAA
- a CDS encoding FadR/GntR family transcriptional regulator gives MRKKTITARRGTNKTPAMFKEAKQSRVFQDVVEQIEEAILSGRLEPDTRLPAERDLKEMFNTSRGTLREALRVLEQKGLIQIKLGVAGGAYIKQIDAEPVMQSLALLIRSGKVSPDHLAEFRIKIEGAIVELAAQRAVPEDIETMEDFYEQARQHYENGDWENFLKTDEAMHAYIGTMSGNPIFQLLQQSIHANIHEYYGYYLPMDKESTFENLNDFKKIIGALKSGDGREAAILIMDHVSRFNKKMTRTSDPLSEPLPDTLQ, from the coding sequence ATGCGGAAAAAGACCATCACAGCCCGTAGGGGTACAAATAAAACACCGGCTATGTTCAAAGAGGCAAAACAGAGCCGGGTGTTTCAGGATGTTGTAGAACAGATTGAAGAGGCCATTTTAAGCGGTCGGCTTGAGCCAGACACCCGTTTGCCTGCGGAAAGGGATCTCAAAGAGATGTTCAACACCAGCCGGGGAACCCTGCGTGAAGCCCTACGTGTTCTGGAACAAAAGGGGCTGATCCAGATAAAACTCGGCGTTGCCGGCGGCGCCTATATCAAGCAGATCGATGCGGAACCCGTGATGCAGTCTTTAGCCTTGCTGATCCGCTCGGGCAAAGTCTCACCGGATCATCTGGCCGAATTCAGAATCAAAATCGAAGGTGCCATTGTGGAACTTGCCGCCCAGCGGGCAGTGCCTGAAGACATCGAAACCATGGAAGATTTTTACGAACAGGCCCGGCAGCATTATGAAAACGGGGACTGGGAAAATTTTCTAAAAACCGATGAAGCCATGCACGCATATATCGGCACCATGTCCGGCAATCCGATCTTTCAGTTGCTCCAGCAGAGCATCCACGCCAATATCCATGAATATTATGGATATTACCTGCCCATGGACAAAGAAAGTACCTTTGAAAACCTCAATGATTTCAAAAAAATTATTGGGGCACTTAAATCCGGAGACGGCAGGGAAGCCGCAATCCTGATCATGGACCATGTGTCCCGGTTCAACAAAAAAATGACCCGCACATCGGATCCCTTGTCCGAGCCCCTGCCTGATACCCTGCAGTAA
- a CDS encoding MFS transporter, which translates to MKIRNTTPHPRISTSHTIFIVSVVQFLAPFMMSAVGVALPTIGRFYGASAVSLALVEMAYMLAVTLFLLPVGRLADITGRKKIFVSGVALFALATILLPFSPSITMFIGIRFLQGIGVSCTVSTSVAILSSVVPKEKRGKAMGIIVACVYLGLSAGPTLAGLMIAWLGWQWIFFASVPLALAALILTLTQLKGEWKGAAGEPFDWMGSLIYMAAIACLIIGVSHLKSDAWAPNLMAAGIICLVGFALFEYRQLFPILDIHLLLRNRVFAFSNIATWINYAASFGLTFFFSLYLQVVKGMSAQATGFVLIAQPIIQAVLSPLSGTLSDKISPSKLSTAGMAICAAGLGFAAFLDQNADILHVLTVLVTMGLGFAAFSTPNMTTVMGSVGQRHYGIASSLVATMRSIGMLTAMTITTLLLSIFMGDAKVSTATAPQFLQTMHTAFMIFALLSLLGIIFSMARVEKTPGPNRKR; encoded by the coding sequence ATGAAAATCCGAAATACCACGCCCCATCCCCGAATCTCCACCAGCCATACCATATTTATTGTCTCTGTGGTCCAGTTTCTGGCTCCGTTTATGATGTCCGCCGTTGGCGTGGCCCTGCCGACCATCGGCCGGTTTTACGGAGCCAGCGCAGTGTCTCTGGCCCTGGTGGAAATGGCCTATATGCTGGCCGTGACCCTGTTTCTTCTGCCTGTGGGCCGCCTGGCAGACATCACTGGAAGAAAAAAAATATTTGTGTCGGGCGTGGCCCTGTTTGCCCTGGCCACAATTCTGCTGCCTTTTTCTCCGTCCATCACCATGTTCATCGGCATTCGATTTTTGCAGGGCATTGGTGTATCGTGTACAGTCTCTACGTCTGTGGCAATTCTCTCTTCTGTGGTGCCAAAGGAAAAACGGGGCAAAGCCATGGGCATCATTGTGGCCTGTGTTTACTTAGGACTGTCGGCCGGTCCTACCCTGGCCGGACTCATGATCGCATGGCTGGGCTGGCAGTGGATTTTTTTTGCGTCTGTCCCCCTCGCCCTGGCCGCCTTGATTTTAACCCTGACCCAGCTTAAGGGGGAATGGAAGGGCGCGGCCGGAGAACCCTTTGACTGGATGGGCAGCCTCATCTATATGGCAGCGATCGCTTGCCTGATCATCGGGGTGTCACACCTTAAAAGCGATGCCTGGGCACCGAATCTGATGGCGGCAGGTATTATTTGCCTGGTTGGGTTTGCACTGTTTGAATACCGGCAGCTTTTCCCCATTCTGGATATCCATTTGCTCCTGAGAAACCGGGTATTTGCATTCAGCAACATCGCGACATGGATCAACTACGCCGCCTCATTCGGCCTGACATTTTTCTTTTCCTTATATCTGCAGGTGGTCAAAGGCATGTCTGCCCAGGCCACAGGATTTGTGCTCATTGCCCAGCCGATCATTCAGGCCGTGCTGTCTCCGTTATCCGGCACGCTTTCAGACAAAATATCTCCGTCCAAATTATCCACGGCGGGCATGGCCATCTGTGCCGCCGGACTTGGATTTGCAGCCTTTCTCGACCAGAATGCAGACATCTTGCATGTGCTGACGGTACTGGTGACCATGGGGCTTGGGTTTGCCGCGTTTTCCACACCCAACATGACCACGGTCATGGGATCTGTGGGGCAAAGACATTACGGCATTGCCTCCAGCCTTGTGGCCACCATGCGCAGCATCGGCATGCTCACGGCCATGACCATCACCACTCTTTTGCTGAGCATATTCATGGGCGATGCTAAAGTCAGCACGGCCACAGCCCCGCAATTTTTACAAACCATGCACACCGCCTTTATGATTTTTGCCTTGCTCAGCCTGCTGGGGATTATTTTCTCCATGGCCCGGGTGGAGAAAACCCCAGGCCCGAACAGGAAACGCTGA
- a CDS encoding FAD-dependent oxidoreductase, translated as MLSDLFSPIRIRHMEVKNRLLMSAMSINFGVDENCHVTDQLTEYFAARARGGVGMMLVGGGGVHPSGQELPDLPQMYKDSCIPALKRMVKRIKEYDVCFGVQLLHGGRQSYLPEKVAPSAIPAPAVVKGEVRALEIEEIKNLADCFGQAARRCREAGFDFIELHGAHGYLINQFLAPNANIRTDEYGGSFEKRTRFLFEVIDAVKHAAGEDYPVGIRINGNDYIENGWELKDTLRIAPFLEQAGAAYIHVSGGVYGSTELTIPSMYTPQGCFIHMAEAVKQVVNVPVITVGRIKDPEMANAAIRDGKADMVALGRSIIADPEYPNKAKSGNAALIRPCVGCCLGCIHAVLAKEPGSCVVNPDVGREFKLAQETAPEKVQKILVAGAGPSGLAAARMFAQRGHQVKIVERGSGQGGLLALAATAPGRGELGDILRFFRHELERLGVAVDYNTSLSADVLSAFDPDHVILATGSMPDMPVIKGLFKSKMNLITSVDVFTDVQAAGDRVIVLGGGFTGLITAHKLGDMGKEVVVLNRKKSFAEEMSSNDRYYLRERLTACGVLLYKMVTVQSFTDDGVIFTSKGEPVTLEGFDTVVISEKHQPVRDARHLEKQSRAKFHMIGDAKTPRHLMFCVAEAEEVGRSI; from the coding sequence ATGTTGTCAGATCTTTTCAGTCCCATCCGTATCCGGCACATGGAAGTGAAGAATCGGCTGCTTATGTCGGCCATGAGCATTAATTTCGGTGTGGATGAGAATTGCCACGTTACAGATCAGCTTACCGAATACTTTGCGGCTCGGGCCAGAGGCGGTGTCGGCATGATGCTTGTGGGCGGCGGCGGGGTCCATCCCAGCGGTCAGGAGCTGCCGGATCTTCCCCAGATGTATAAGGATTCATGTATTCCCGCGCTAAAACGAATGGTTAAGCGGATAAAGGAATATGATGTCTGTTTCGGGGTCCAGCTGCTGCATGGCGGCCGCCAGTCCTATCTGCCGGAAAAAGTTGCGCCGTCGGCGATCCCTGCACCTGCCGTCGTTAAGGGCGAGGTCCGGGCCCTGGAAATAGAAGAAATCAAAAATCTTGCGGATTGTTTTGGTCAGGCGGCTCGGCGGTGCCGGGAGGCCGGGTTTGATTTCATTGAGCTGCACGGGGCTCACGGCTATCTGATCAACCAGTTTTTGGCACCAAACGCCAATATCCGCACCGACGAATACGGGGGTAGTTTTGAAAAACGCACCCGTTTTTTGTTTGAGGTCATTGACGCGGTAAAGCATGCTGCCGGTGAGGACTATCCCGTAGGCATCCGCATCAACGGAAACGACTATATTGAAAATGGATGGGAACTTAAAGATACACTGCGCATCGCCCCGTTCCTGGAGCAGGCCGGGGCGGCGTATATCCATGTGTCCGGCGGTGTTTACGGCTCCACGGAGCTGACCATCCCCTCCATGTATACCCCCCAGGGCTGTTTTATTCATATGGCCGAAGCGGTCAAGCAGGTGGTCAATGTGCCCGTGATCACTGTCGGGCGGATCAAAGATCCTGAAATGGCCAATGCCGCCATCAGGGACGGCAAAGCGGATATGGTGGCATTGGGCCGGTCGATCATTGCCGATCCTGAATATCCCAATAAGGCCAAGTCCGGAAATGCAGCCCTTATCCGGCCCTGTGTGGGGTGTTGCCTGGGATGCATCCATGCCGTTCTGGCCAAAGAGCCCGGATCTTGTGTGGTCAATCCCGATGTGGGCCGAGAATTTAAACTGGCCCAGGAAACGGCACCGGAAAAGGTTCAGAAAATTCTTGTGGCCGGGGCCGGGCCTTCCGGACTTGCGGCGGCCAGGATGTTCGCCCAAAGGGGGCATCAGGTCAAAATAGTGGAAAGAGGTTCGGGGCAGGGCGGGCTTCTGGCCCTGGCAGCCACGGCGCCGGGCAGGGGCGAGCTGGGCGATATTTTGCGTTTTTTCAGGCATGAGCTGGAACGTCTCGGGGTGGCCGTGGATTACAATACGTCGTTATCCGCCGACGTTCTGTCCGCCTTTGACCCGGATCATGTGATTCTGGCCACGGGCTCCATGCCGGACATGCCCGTGATCAAAGGGTTGTTTAAAAGTAAGATGAACCTGATCACCAGTGTGGATGTGTTCACCGATGTCCAGGCTGCCGGGGACCGGGTGATTGTACTCGGCGGCGGGTTCACCGGACTGATCACGGCCCATAAACTGGGTGATATGGGAAAAGAGGTGGTGGTCCTGAACCGCAAAAAAAGTTTTGCCGAAGAGATGTCTTCCAATGATCGGTATTACCTGCGGGAACGCCTGACGGCCTGCGGCGTCCTTTTATATAAGATGGTGACGGTTCAGTCTTTTACCGATGACGGCGTCATCTTTACGTCCAAGGGTGAGCCCGTAACCCTTGAGGGATTTGATACGGTGGTGATTTCCGAAAAGCACCAGCCTGTCAGGGATGCAAGGCACCTGGAAAAACAAAGCCGGGCAAAATTTCACATGATCGGGGATGCCAAAACCCCCAGGCATTTAATGTTTTGTGTTGCCGAGGCCGAAGAGGTCGGACGCTCTATCTGA
- a CDS encoding class I SAM-dependent methyltransferase, with protein sequence MSEIRKGRQKYYNIFSHFYDLFIKMHSHNDGDETRKFLVNSSKLDGKNHPRVLDICCGTGSVTLAFTQRYPEVQSFGYDFALGMLNKAKEKDRSGRASFINGDAARLSFADDCFDVVCCSHALYELKNEVRTAALLEMNRVVKSDGLVLIMEHEVPRKRLIKILFYIRMLSMGLKDAQEFVKQGALPFKKIFPHVTLSHSQSGKSKLFICGKT encoded by the coding sequence GTGTCGGAAATAAGAAAAGGCAGACAAAAATACTATAATATCTTCTCGCATTTTTATGATCTGTTCATAAAAATGCACTCCCATAATGATGGCGATGAGACGCGTAAATTTCTTGTGAATTCGAGCAAGCTGGACGGGAAAAATCATCCCAGGGTGCTGGATATATGTTGCGGGACAGGATCAGTAACCCTTGCGTTTACCCAAAGATACCCTGAAGTTCAATCCTTCGGCTACGATTTTGCTTTAGGGATGCTCAATAAGGCCAAAGAAAAGGATCGCTCCGGTCGGGCCAGCTTTATCAACGGAGATGCGGCCAGGCTGTCATTTGCCGACGACTGCTTTGATGTTGTCTGCTGCTCCCACGCCTTATATGAGTTGAAAAATGAGGTCCGTACAGCGGCGCTGTTAGAAATGAATCGGGTGGTAAAATCCGATGGATTGGTCCTGATTATGGAGCACGAAGTGCCCCGCAAAAGACTTATTAAAATTTTGTTTTACATACGGATGCTCTCCATGGGACTCAAAGATGCCCAGGAGTTTGTAAAACAGGGGGCCTTGCCGTTCAAAAAAATTTTTCCCCATGTCACGCTGTCACATTCCCAGTCGGGAAAAAGCAAATTATTCATTTGCGGCAAAACGTGA
- a CDS encoding STAS domain-containing protein: MSEIVTTGDQTVIKPGEDVVASMAEAFKGELLSAVDSSQGTLIIDLDGVNMVDSVGIGVIIAVYNTLSQANRQLKVVNVAQDIFGLFSTMRLNRRFTVEEAE, translated from the coding sequence ATGAGTGAAATCGTCACTACTGGGGATCAGACTGTTATTAAGCCCGGTGAAGATGTGGTTGCGTCCATGGCTGAGGCCTTTAAAGGGGAACTGCTTTCCGCCGTCGATTCCTCCCAGGGTACCTTGATTATTGATCTTGATGGCGTGAATATGGTGGATTCGGTTGGCATCGGTGTGATTATTGCCGTTTATAATACCTTGAGTCAGGCCAATCGTCAGTTAAAGGTCGTCAATGTTGCACAGGATATTTTCGGTTTGTTTTCAACCATGAGGCTGAACCGCCGTTTTACCGTGGAAGAAGCCGAATAA